AGCGAACAGTTGCTGTTCAAGGAAGGAATGATTCATGAGGACGAGCTGTGGACTTTCCAAGTGGCATGTACAGCTCGTGCAGTCTATGTAACAACTGCCGTGACCTATGTCTATCGACTGCGCGGCAACAGCATCGTCACTGGTACTTCTCTGCAGAAGAAGATGTCGGCCCTGACCACTGTATTACAGGAGATGTGGGCGTTTGCCACTCATCGTGGTGTAGTTCATGATACTGATGTATATGAGAAGTTTCAGAGTATGTGTATCAACAACCTTAAACTGTTAAGGGGTGACCGCGAACAGTTTGCCCAGCATTATCGCCGTCAGCGTCAGATAGTGCGCTATGGGTGGAGTGATGTGTTCCGTATGAAAGGGTTCACCATCTATAGGTTGTTGCGTGATATCCACTGTCTCATGCCTATTTCTATGGCTGATCGGTGGCTGTATTTTGTATTAACCAATTGTAAATAAACCGATGCTAGTAAAAACATTCTGTGCCGCCGTCATGGGACTCGAAGCCGTCACGGTGACCATAGAGATAAGCATGACCAAAGGCATGCTCTTTCACCTCTCAGGAATGGCTGACACCGCCGTCCGTGAGAGCTACGACCGCATAAAGGCCGCTGTAGAGAACAACGGTTTCAAGATGCCCCTTGCCGAACTTACCATAAACCTATCGCCTGCCGACTTCAAAAAAGAGGGCAGTGGTTACGACCTCCCATTGGCTATAGGCATACTGGCAGCCAACCGCAAGGTAATGCCCGACCATCTACATGAATACATGCTTGTGGGCGAGATAGGTCTCGACGGCTCGCTGCGCCCCATACGCGGAGCACTGCCCATAGCCATCCGTGCACGTGCAGAGAAGTTCCGTGGTCTCATCGTTCCAAGACAGAACGTCAGTGAGGCTGCCGTGGTTAACAACCTCGATGTCTATGGCATGGACTCAATAATGGATGTTATAAGCTTCTTTAATGGCGAGAGAGAGTTTGAGCCTACACGCATAGATACTCGTAAGGAGTTCTATGAGCAGCAGGCAATCAGTGAACTCGACTATGCAGACGTGCGCGGCCAAGAGAGCGTGAAGCGTGCTCTCGAGGTGGCTGCTGCCGGTGGCCACAACCTCATAAAAATGTGTCCGATTATACAGGAACACAAAATGCTTGATATACAGTATTTTAGCATATTTCTTTGTCTTTTACAGCCCGATTTTCTCCAAAAACGGGTGGCTTAGAAATTTGGAGATTTCAGAAAATCTTTGTATTTTTGCCACCAAATTCAAGGAGATTGTAGCCACCAGGCACTCAATTCTTCGACAAAGGTAAGTAAAAATATTGAGACCAATGATAGATTTCGGGAAAAAATGTATAATTTTAACGCGAGTATCAACTTCGCAGCAGGATTATCAATTCCAGTTGGATGCGCTTTACAAGTATGCTAAAGACTTGGGACTTGATAAGCCATTGATTGATATATCTACGAAAGAGTCTGGTTTCCGTAGCATGGAGGCCAAAGACGGTTTCAAGCGTGTCATAGAATTCCTATCTGAGAATGATTGTCGTATAGTCCTATGTACGGAACTTAGCCGATTAGCCAGAGAGAAGATAATCCTGGAGCAAATCAAAGAATGGTTTGTAACCAATAAGATTCAGCTATACGTCAAAGACCAGAACTTCCGTTTATTCAATGACAACGGTGAGGTTGACATGAGTACCGACATCATCTTCTCTGTCTATGCTTCTATGGCACAATCTGAAATGAGAGAGAAGAAAAAGAGGATGGCCAGGGGTCTCAACTCACTATTGGCATCTGGGTATTCTGTGGTTGGCCCTACTGCTTTCGGTTACAGTAAACAGAAAACGGAAGAGAAAGTACATGGCAAATATCGGTCTATCTTGGTCAAGAACGAAGAACAGGCAAAACAGGTCCAAACGATTTTTGAATGGGCTTTGCATGGAATCAACGGGGATAAAACACGGTGTTCAGCGAGAGCCATCATGTTAGAATGTGTTGCCAGGGGCTTTGATCCTTACCTAACTTCCGTTAGCAATGTCAAAAAGTGCCTGACCAATGAGGGCTATACTGGTACTAAGACCACTCACAACAGAAGGAAGAACCCAGAATATTGGGACTACGGCCATAAGGATGCTCCCAGGTATGTTGATAGTACCAGCCATACCATTAAGTACCCTCAAATTATATCGAAAGAACTGTTTGATGCAGTTCAGAAACGAATGTACTCAGAATATAGTCACCTTGAAGAAGTGGCTACTAATGTATATGCAGACAAGTCGAGGACACATGTAACCATTCTGGCAAAGATGTTTATATGTCCTGTATGTGGCCGTTTCTTGGTTGGTAGCTATAGGTATAGGGATGATCGATTGATGGCCTATTACCGTTGTGGGCAGTTCCATGAGAATAGAAAAACATTTGCTATGCCATTGTTCGACACGGCCATCTGGAGTTTCTGCAAAAGTAATTGGGAAACCTATATTGACTTCCTTAAGAAATCGTCTGGCACTGATACTGCCGAAATTGAGAAAAGAAAGGCGAACTTTGAGCAGATGGTTGAAGCTATAGAAAAAGAGAAAGACGAGTACCTGGACCAAATTCTGAGTTTGGGCAGAATGTCACCGAAGCTTCAAGCAAGGGTAAAAGAAAAAGTTGCAGAATATGACAAACAGATAGAAAACTACAGGTCATCTATACTGAAGGAGCAAGAAAATCTGGATGTGATAAGCAGGATGACCGACCTCTCCGATACCGAAATAGCTTTAGAAACTTCTAAAGAGGATATGAGGAAGTACATTCAGATTCTTGTCAAAAGTTTAATACTGGTATATCGGACTGTTAGGCTGATAGTAATTGAAGTGAAACTTAATCCAGGAGTTGTCGTTCCTTACACAACTCCAGAAACTCAGGATCCTTCCTCGGACGTTTCTGTTTATCTTTTGGTAGACGGAATCCAAGGCTATACACCCAAACTGAGGTGTATCTACTCCCCGTCTATAACATTTGATGCCACTAATGGCACTTTTAAACGAGGGGAAGAAGTCATTACCACAAAGGACGTTTTTGAAGATAAGGAAGATGTCTTTTCAAGAGAGCTACTTTTTAGACGATTGAACATCTATCAGAACGACGTTCCTAAGAACAAGGCATAGATAACATAAAAATACAAAAAGAATCAGGCGTGTCATTATGGCACGCTTTTTTTGTGTTTATAACTTAAATATCGTCACTAATCATCTATCTAAAATCTACAATTATTCTAAGAATCTAAATCCTTTCTAAGATTATTCTAAATCGTTATGTATCAATGAAATCTGCAAAAATTATCAAGTTGCGCCTGCAAAAAATACCATAAATTTGCATCGTCAATCAGACAAAAACTGGTGACATTGAGATATGATTAAGTACATAACAAATCCACTTCAAAGGGCAGTCGCTGCTGCAATCGGATTCCCTACAACAGAGAGTCTGCTCTGTGAAGGACATACGGTTAGCCTACAGAATCTCAAAGATAGTGTAGGTTCCCGTCTGGTCATCCCTAAGAGGCCGTTATGTATGTCTCATGTTAGAAGTCTCGCCACCTCTATTCTAAAACATGGCTCTATCCTATTACCTATTATATTAGAGCGAAAAGATGACGAGTATGTTGTGAAAGATGGGTTTCATAGGCTTGCGGCTCTCGAATTAATCAAAGATACTCATCCCGAAGTAATGATAACAGTAAAAGCAAAATTGTTTAATTTAAAGTA
This region of Prevotella sp. E13-27 genomic DNA includes:
- a CDS encoding recombinase family protein, whose protein sequence is MIDFGKKCIILTRVSTSQQDYQFQLDALYKYAKDLGLDKPLIDISTKESGFRSMEAKDGFKRVIEFLSENDCRIVLCTELSRLAREKIILEQIKEWFVTNKIQLYVKDQNFRLFNDNGEVDMSTDIIFSVYASMAQSEMREKKKRMARGLNSLLASGYSVVGPTAFGYSKQKTEEKVHGKYRSILVKNEEQAKQVQTIFEWALHGINGDKTRCSARAIMLECVARGFDPYLTSVSNVKKCLTNEGYTGTKTTHNRRKNPEYWDYGHKDAPRYVDSTSHTIKYPQIISKELFDAVQKRMYSEYSHLEEVATNVYADKSRTHVTILAKMFICPVCGRFLVGSYRYRDDRLMAYYRCGQFHENRKTFAMPLFDTAIWSFCKSNWETYIDFLKKSSGTDTAEIEKRKANFEQMVEAIEKEKDEYLDQILSLGRMSPKLQARVKEKVAEYDKQIENYRSSILKEQENLDVISRMTDLSDTEIALETSKEDMRKYIQILVKSLILVYRTVRLIVIEVKLNPGVVVPYTTPETQDPSSDVSVYLLVDGIQGYTPKLRCIYSPSITFDATNGTFKRGEEVITTKDVFEDKEDVFSRELLFRRLNIYQNDVPKNKA
- a CDS encoding ParB N-terminal domain-containing protein, whose translation is MIKYITNPLQRAVAAAIGFPTTESLLCEGHTVSLQNLKDSVGSRLVIPKRPLCMSHVRSLATSILKHGSILLPIILERKDDEYVVKDGFHRLAALELIKDTHPEVMITVKAKLFNLK